The region TGGTGCGCGAGGCCATTGCCGGGCTGCGTGCCGACGGGCTGGTCGAGGCCCGCAAGGGCGCGGGGGTCTTCGTACTGGATCTCAGCGCCCGCCCCGCGCGCCCCTTTGACGATCTGGCGACGGCGCGGATTTCCTCGGTCATCGAGCTGCTGGAACTGCGCACGGCCTGCGAGATCGAGGCCGCTGCGCTTGCCGCCGCCCGCCGCTCGCCCGCGCAGCTTGAATCCATTCTCGACGCCCATCGCGCGGTGGGCGATTGCCTTCAGGCGGATCAGCCCACCCGCGATGCCGATTTCGCCTTTCACCTCGCCATTGCCGAGGCCACCCAGAACCGGCGCTTTCCCGAGTTCCTGCAGCTGATCCGTGGCGGCATCATCTCGCGCGGCGACCTGCAAGGCGCGCAGCCGGGGGCGCGGCCGAAAGATTACAATCAGTCGCTGCAGCAGGAACATGGCGCCATTGTCGATGCGATCATGGAGGCCGATGCCGAGGCGGCTCGCGACCGGATGCGGCAGCATCTGCGCGGCAGCCTGGAACGCTACAAGCTGCTGCTGCGCCATCGGCAAAGCAGTGCCGAGGCGTGATCGATACTTGTCATATAACTTGATCTGATATATCCGATGGCTCAAACTAACCATCGGAGACTCAGATGCCCCTGCCCCAGTATCCCGTCCATCACCCGTCGCAAGGCGTCGCCCGCCAAGTTCTGTCCGAGAACCCGGATCTGATGGTCGTCTCCTTCCGCTTCGACACCGGCGCAAGTGGCGCGCTGCACCGGCATCCGCATGTGCAATCGACCTATGTCGCCAGCGGCCGTTTCCGGTTTTTCCGTGATGGCGTGGCGCATGAGATCAAAGCCGGCGACAGTCTGGTGATGGCCGGAAATGTCGAACATGGCTGCGAATGCCTCGAGGCCGGCGAGCTGATCGACTGCTTCAGCCCGCGCCGGGATGATTTTCTCTAGCCGGTCCCGGCCGATTCACTTGACAGACATGCCATAACTTGTCAGACATGATGGCAAGCCTGTCAGATTCGTTTCCGCCGCCAGGTCGCGGCGAAGGGAGGAACCCGTGCTGACCGAATATCCCCGCCTGCGCAGCGCTCTGGGTCAAGCGACCACCATCGCGGTCACCCTGCTTGGCCTTCTGCTGCTGACCTTCATCATTGGCCGGATGATGCCGGCCGATCCGGTCCGCGCCATTGTCGGCGAGGATGCCTCGCGCGAGACCTATGAGCAGGTCTTCAACCAGCTTGGCCTTGACCGCCCGGTCTGGGAACAGTTCCTGCGCTACCTGGGCGACGTGTTCAGCGGCGATTTCGGCACCTCGATCCGCACCGGCCAGCCGGTGATCAACGACATCCTGCACGTGATGCCCGCGACCATTGAACTCGCCACGCTGGCGATCCTCATCGGAGCCGGTCTGGGCGTGCCCCTGGGCGTGATCGCGGCGGTGAACAAGGATCGCTGGCCGGATCATGTGGTGCGGGTCTTCAGCCTTTTCGGTCATTCCATGCCGATCTTCTGGACCGGGATGATCGCGCTGATCATCTTCTATGCCAAGCTGGGCTGGGTCGGCGGTTCGGGGCGGATGAGCCAGTTCTATATCGGCATGGTCCCCGACCGCACCGGCTTCCTGCTGATCGACAGCCTCTTGGCCGGGCAGATGGACGTGTTCTGGTCGGCGATCAACCACCTGATCCTGCCCGCCGCGCTGCTGGGTTATTCCTCCTCGGCCTATATCACCCGGATGACCCGCAGCTTCATGCTGGACCAGCTGGGTCAGGAATACATGACCACGGCGCGGGTGAAGGGCCTGTCGAAGCGGCAGACGATCTGGCACCACGCCTTCGGCAATATCAAGGTGCAGCTGGTGACCATCGTGGCGCTGGCCTATGGCGGGCTCCTCGAGGGTGCGGTGCTGATCGAGACGGTCTTTGGCTGGCCAGGCTTCGGCCAGTACCTGACCAACAACCTGATCATCGGCGACATGAACGCGGTGATGACCTGCGTGCTGATCGTCGGCGTCATCTTCATCGCCCTGAACCTTCTCTCGGACCTTCTCTACCGTGTCTTTGACCCGAGGACGAAATGACCGATCTTCCCCTGCCGACCCGCCGTATCCCCGGCCCCCTGCTGGCGCTGCGCAACATCCTGACCTTCCTGATCCGCCAGCCCACCTCGGCCTTCGGCCTGATCGTGCTGGCGGTGCTGATCCTGACGGCGATCTTCGCGCCGCTGATCGCCACGCATGATCCCTATGTGCAGGACCTGAACAACGTGCTTGCCGCGCCGGGGAACGGCCATCTCTTCGGCACGGACGAGCTGGGCCGCGACATCTTCAGCCGCTTGGTCTGGGGCGCGCGGATCACCCTGACGATCATCTTCCTCGTGACCATCGTCGTCGGCCCGCTGGGGCTGCTGGTCGGCACCACCTCGGGCTATTTCGGCGGACGCTTCGACACGGTGATGATGCGTATCACCGACATCTTCCTGTCCTTCCCCTCGCTGATCCTGTCGCTGGCCTTTGTCGCCGCCCTTGGCCCCAGCCTCAACAATGCCATCATCGCCATCGGCCTGACCAGCTGGCCGCCGATCGCGCGGCTGGCGCGGGCCGAGACCATGACCTTCCGGAAGGCCGATTACATCGCCGCCGCGCGGCTGCAGGGCGCCTCGCCGATGCGGATCATCCTGAAGTCCATCGTGCCGATGTGCCTACCCTCGGTGATGATCCGGCTGACGCTGAACATGGCCACGGTGATCCTGACCGCCGCCGGCCTCGGCTTCCTGGGCCTTGGCGCGCAGCCGCCGCTGCCCGAATGGGGCGCGATGATCGCCACCGGCCGGCGCTACATGATCGACAGCTGGTGGCTGGTGACTTTCCCCGGCCTCGCGATCCTGACCGTCAGCCTCGCCTTCAACCTCTTGGGTGACGGTCTGCGCGACGCCCTTGACCCGAAGCAGATGAACCGGAGGTAAGCCATGGACCCCATCCTTGACGTGCAGAACCTTGCCATCCGCTATGCCGGTTCCCCGGTGGATGCCGTGCGAGGCGTCAGCTTCACCCTTGGCCGCGAGCGCCTTGGCATCGTCGGCGAAAGCGGCTCGGGCAAGTCGACCGTGGGCCGGGCGCTGCTGAAACTGCTGCCCGGCGCCAAGATCAGCGCCGACCGCATCCGCTTCGAGGATCTGGACCTGCTGGCGCAGTCCGAGGCCGAGATGCTGAAGATCCGCGGCCGGCGCATGTCGATGATCCTGCAGGACCCGAAATTCTCGCTGAACCCGATCCACCGGGTCGGCGATCAGGTGGCCGAGACCTATCTGCGGCATTTCCCGGCCTCACGGACCGTCGCCAAGGCCAAGACGCTGGAAATGCTGGAAGCGGTGAAGATCCGCGACCCCGAGCGGGTCCATGACCTCTATCCGCACGAGATCTCGGGCGGCATGGGCCAGCGGGTGATGATCGCCATGATGCTGCTGGCAGACCCCGATCTGGTCATCGCTGACGAGCCGACCAGCGCGCTCGATGTGACCGTGCGGTTGCAGGTCCTGAACATCCTCGACGGGCTGGTGCGCGATCGCGGCATCGGGCTGATCATGATTTCGCACGACCTGAACCTGGTGCGGAATTTCTGCGACCGGGTGCTGATCATGTATGCGGGCCGGGTGGTCGAAACGCTGAACGCGGCGGATATGGACAAGGCCCAGCATCCCTATACCCGCGGCCTTCTGGCCGCGCAGCCGCGCATTGGCGGCGGTCGAAAGCCGCTGGCCGTGCTGGATCGTCGCCCCGAATGGAAAGAGGAGGCCGTGCTGTGACCAAATCCGTCGAGATCAAGGACCTGTCGATCACCTTCGGGGTCGGCCCCTCCGCCGTGAAGGTTCTGCCGGGCGTTACCTTCTCGGTCGCGCCGGGCGAATGCTTTGGCCTTGTCGGCGAAAGCGGCTCGGGCAAGTCCACGGTGCTGCGCTGCGTCTCGATGCTGACCGATTTCTGGCAGGGCGAGGTGCGGATCGACGGCCAAAGCGTCCGCGATCTGCCGCAGCAGCAGCGCTGCCGGCAATTGCAGATGGTGTTTCAGGACCCCTATGGCAGCCTGCATCCGCGGCAATCGGTCCGCACGGTGCTGTCGGAACCCCTGCGCATCCACGGCATCGGTGACCGCGAGGCGCGGATGCGCGCGGCGATGGTCGATGTCGGTCTGCCGGTCGATTTCCTCGACCGCTTTCCGCACCAGCTGTCCGGTGGCCAGCGCCAGCGCGTCGCCATTGCCCGCGCGCTGATCCTCGAACCCTCGGTGCTGCTGCTGGACGAGCCGACCTCGGCCCTCGATGTCTCGGTGCAGGCCGAGATCCTGAACCTCTTGGCGCGGCTGCGCGAGGAGCGTGGCTTCACCTATATCATGGTGACCCATGATCTGGCGGTGGTCGACCACATGTGCGACCGCTTCGCCGTCATGCTGCATGGCGAGATCACCGAGATCCTGCCGCGCGAGGCGATCCCCGGCAACGGCGCGAGCCATCCCTATGCGCGCGAGCTGATCGGGGCCTCGCTGGAATATGAGGGGCTGATGTAGGGCAGCGCCCAAGCACAGCAGCAATGGCCGCGCCGAAGGGTGCGGCCTTTTGGCTTGGATCGCCGAAGGACCCCGGCCCGGAACGAGGCACGCAGTGCCGCCGGGCCAGCGCCGGCCCGTCCCCCGGGCTGGCGCTGGCCCTCAGTTGCACAAACCAAAACGGGCGCATCCTGCGATGCGCCCGTCTCCGGGGGGAAACTGAACCCGGGATCACCGCTCCTTGGTGACGCCTTCAAAGCGCGAGACCCAGGGCGAGACGATCATGCCCGAGATATCGGCCTGATAGGCGGCGGTATCGATCACCTCGGAGAAGGGCTGGATCGACATGACCGCTGTTTCCATATGGGTCTGGATATCCTCATAGGCCTTGGCCTGCGCCGCCGGGTCCTGCACCAGCAGCGCCTCCTCGATCATCTTGTTCAGGTCGGCGTCATAGAAGCTGGTGCGCCAGCCCTGATAGTTGGTCAGCTTGGCCGCGTCGCTGTTATCGGGGTTATAGGCCATCGAGCGCAGGTTGCTGTCTGGGTGCGGCTGCTGGCCGCCACCGCCGCGACCGACGATCAGCTCGAAATTGCGCTCGCGCATGGCACCATAGATCTGGTCGCCCGAGCCGGTGATCAGCTCGGCCTCGATCCCGGCCTGCGCCAGCGTGTTCTGGATCGCCGTCGCCGCCTTCATGAACGGGTCTTCCGACAGCACGCGCAGCGTCGTCTTGAACCCGTCGGGGAAGCCGGCCTCGGCCAGCAGCGCCTTGGCCTTTTCCACATCCAGCGTATAGCCCGGATCGGGCAAGAGCCCCATCACCCCGGTCGACAGCGGGCGCTGATGCTTCTTGCCGTAGAAGGGCATCACCGC is a window of Paracoccus zhejiangensis DNA encoding:
- a CDS encoding ABC transporter permease, with the translated sequence MTDLPLPTRRIPGPLLALRNILTFLIRQPTSAFGLIVLAVLILTAIFAPLIATHDPYVQDLNNVLAAPGNGHLFGTDELGRDIFSRLVWGARITLTIIFLVTIVVGPLGLLVGTTSGYFGGRFDTVMMRITDIFLSFPSLILSLAFVAALGPSLNNAIIAIGLTSWPPIARLARAETMTFRKADYIAAARLQGASPMRIILKSIVPMCLPSVMIRLTLNMATVILTAAGLGFLGLGAQPPLPEWGAMIATGRRYMIDSWWLVTFPGLAILTVSLAFNLLGDGLRDALDPKQMNRR
- a CDS encoding ABC transporter ATP-binding protein, producing the protein MDPILDVQNLAIRYAGSPVDAVRGVSFTLGRERLGIVGESGSGKSTVGRALLKLLPGAKISADRIRFEDLDLLAQSEAEMLKIRGRRMSMILQDPKFSLNPIHRVGDQVAETYLRHFPASRTVAKAKTLEMLEAVKIRDPERVHDLYPHEISGGMGQRVMIAMMLLADPDLVIADEPTSALDVTVRLQVLNILDGLVRDRGIGLIMISHDLNLVRNFCDRVLIMYAGRVVETLNAADMDKAQHPYTRGLLAAQPRIGGGRKPLAVLDRRPEWKEEAVL
- a CDS encoding ABC transporter ATP-binding protein yields the protein MTKSVEIKDLSITFGVGPSAVKVLPGVTFSVAPGECFGLVGESGSGKSTVLRCVSMLTDFWQGEVRIDGQSVRDLPQQQRCRQLQMVFQDPYGSLHPRQSVRTVLSEPLRIHGIGDREARMRAAMVDVGLPVDFLDRFPHQLSGGQRQRVAIARALILEPSVLLLDEPTSALDVSVQAEILNLLARLREERGFTYIMVTHDLAVVDHMCDRFAVMLHGEITEILPREAIPGNGASHPYARELIGASLEYEGLM
- a CDS encoding FadR/GntR family transcriptional regulator; this translates as MRTLSHLMPAPASLAEQIADGLRREIEAGQFQPGDKLPSENELTRIHSVSRTVVREAIAGLRADGLVEARKGAGVFVLDLSARPARPFDDLATARISSVIELLELRTACEIEAAALAAARRSPAQLESILDAHRAVGDCLQADQPTRDADFAFHLAIAEATQNRRFPEFLQLIRGGIISRGDLQGAQPGARPKDYNQSLQQEHGAIVDAIMEADAEAARDRMRQHLRGSLERYKLLLRHRQSSAEA
- a CDS encoding cupin domain-containing protein, which codes for MPLPQYPVHHPSQGVARQVLSENPDLMVVSFRFDTGASGALHRHPHVQSTYVASGRFRFFRDGVAHEIKAGDSLVMAGNVEHGCECLEAGELIDCFSPRRDDFL
- a CDS encoding ABC transporter permease codes for the protein MPADPVRAIVGEDASRETYEQVFNQLGLDRPVWEQFLRYLGDVFSGDFGTSIRTGQPVINDILHVMPATIELATLAILIGAGLGVPLGVIAAVNKDRWPDHVVRVFSLFGHSMPIFWTGMIALIIFYAKLGWVGGSGRMSQFYIGMVPDRTGFLLIDSLLAGQMDVFWSAINHLILPAALLGYSSSAYITRMTRSFMLDQLGQEYMTTARVKGLSKRQTIWHHAFGNIKVQLVTIVALAYGGLLEGAVLIETVFGWPGFGQYLTNNLIIGDMNAVMTCVLIVGVIFIALNLLSDLLYRVFDPRTK